In Coffea eugenioides isolate CCC68of unplaced genomic scaffold, Ceug_1.0 ScVebR1_2742;HRSCAF=3825, whole genome shotgun sequence, one genomic interval encodes:
- the LOC113757119 gene encoding uncharacterized protein LOC113757119: MRSTRSRSGRVPSTGAGQTSGAQQDRISEEHGSQRTQPNNEEAIAKMAEFVTDNPNIFEELGRYLKRQGKEKAESSKRRPTKSPEVPSGEDSEDGRLSRSTSRRASSKATSKIASISRAFSRGLLGKRAEDPPRRPGGLASDYMRAPPFTDDINGEMVPPNFKLPNLHTYDGRGDPEDHLRAFISAFRLYCVPDAVICRAFPIFLHGTARKWFWSLEPGSISSLDELIDRFIHRFVSSRPITKTSAYLLNLQQGQGESLRSYAQRFNEENVQIPDQNEQVTIAAFTNGLVAGIFNTEIHRQYPRTLRELWERVDQGIRSEDVNRMKREAQASRTGQDPRRRKDTGRGEPGPSGTSNQPRDRRSVFDRIVKGRSSTSDAELTPLNSSRTHVLAVMRQNHLGRNPPEIPGRRDKRNSNLYCAYHRDVGHETEDCNDLKREIENLIRQGYLKQFVRKDGGFNRSVSHRENRGPRRDDRRDTNMHCRGPEDRREDKQPPRDGSPGYGPNIAGVINTIAGGPTGGDSQNSRKRTYRQAEMEVAEPSSRLSEVITYGPADPVPAASSNHEALVIEVLTNNYVVKKVYVDPGSSVDVLYYRTFENLKLTREQLTPVRTPLVGFGGHVVHPEGMLTLVVTIGRHPRCRTVPVSFAVVKADSPYNMLIGRPTLNALRAVYSTYHLSFKFPTSAGVAEVSSDVGAARECYLATIQAAVTPRPSPRSEEKRPAVLSIDCIDPQKAEEPNRLEPGDEVELVVVDEAKPDQVVQVGAGLPPPLKEEMISLIKDHRDVFAWSADEVVGVPPELMTHQLNVDPQARPVRQKRRHFGPERSQAISDEVDKLLPAKMIHEVQYPTWLSNPVMVKKDTGGWRMCVDFTDLNKACPKDCYPLPRIDALVDAAMGYEILCFLDAFKGYHQIGMSEEDQEKTAFYTDRGTYCYTTMPFGLKNAGATYQRLINRLFQNQIGRNVEAYVDDILVKSLTTSSFLSDVREVFGVLRDSRMKLNPKKCVFGVTSGKFLGYLVSHRGIEANPDKVKAIHDMSPPRNIREVQRLNGRLAALNRFLSQSAEKALPFFKVLKNADQFAWTEECQAAFDQLKQYLHHLPTLASPRPEEKLYLYLSAADEAVSAVLIRDEGTQVPVYYVSRALRGPETRYTQVEKLVLGLVHAARRLKPYFLAHPISVRTDQPIRQILVRPEASGRLTKWAVELGEYDLSYEPRTAIKAQALADFLAELTFTEGPESTSALPEVSTSSLWTLYVDGSSNGDGCGAGLLLEGPQGEVCSYALRFDFPATNNEAEYEALIAGLQLARKLGAQQIHVRSDSQLVVRQVIGEYEAKDETMQRYLSKVHQLTSYFKSFEIQRIPRSQNKRADALSRLASTSFSDLNKTVLVEVLSEPGYVEEVACPVHSEETWMTPFILFLGQGVLPEDRAEARKIQRKAPRYALREGELYKRSYLGPWLRCVTPEAGREVLHEIHEGLCGAHIGHRMLAKKAMLLGYFWPSLRQDSQDLVLGCPSCQVHAPEHHQPSNFMVPITSPWPFEQWGTDIIGPFPKAVGGYTFLVTAVDYFTKWVEAEPLRTISGLAIQKFFWKCIICRFGIPQIIISDNGRQFAENPFKTWCENLGIKQHFTSVGHPQANGQAENFNRTLLHGLKTRLHQAGSSWVEELPSVLWSYRTTPRSATQETPFSLTYGAEAVIPAEILTPSPRLAAYAAEVNDEERQLDLDLVEERRNLVSARIASYKNTLAHYYNARVKHRRFQPGDLVLRKNSISRAEPQGKLCPKWEGPYRVVESNLKGYCKLSYRDGSLVPRSWHAENLRLYYV, from the coding sequence ATGAGATCCACGCGCTCCAGAAGCGGAAGAGTTCCCTCAACTGGGGCTGGGCAGACATCCGGAGCCCAGCAAGATCGTATCTCTGAGGAACATGGGTCCCAAAGGACCCAGCCTAACAATGAAGAGGCCATCGCCAAGATGGCCGAGTTTGTCACGGACAACCCCAACATCTTTGAGGAATTAGGAAGGTACCTCAAGAggcagggaaaagaaaaagccgaGTCTTCCAAGAGGAGACCGACGAAGTCCCCTGAAGTGCCCTCAGGCGAGGACTCCGAAGATGGGCGTCTATCTCGGAGCACCTCCAGGCGAGCCTCATCCAAGGCAACCTCCAAGATTGCCTCCATCTCCCGAGCGTTTTCTCGGGGACTACTGGGAAAACGAGCCGAGGACCCACCTCGGCGTCCCGGAGGCCTGGCTTCTGACTACATGAGGGCTCCGCCCTTCACGGATGACATCAATGGGGAGATGGTGCCCCCGAACTTTAAGCTACCAAATTTGCACACCTATGACGGCCGAGGTGACCCCGAGGATCACCTCCGCGCCTTCATCTCCGCATTCCGACTTTACTGCGTCCCTGACGCCGTGATCTGTCGGGCTTTCCCCATCTTCCTGCACGGGACCGCCCGGAAATGGTTCTGGAGTTTAGAACCAGGGAGCATTTCCTCCCTAGATGAGCTGATAGACCGGTTCATCCACCGCTTTGTGTCGTCTCGACCAATAACAAAGACTTCAGCTTACCTCTTGAACCTGCAACAGGGTCAGGGCGAGTCACTTCGCTCGTACGCCCAAAGGTTCAACGAGGAGAATGTACAGATACCTGACCAGAACGAGCAAGTAACTATTGCTGCCTTCACCAACGGGTTAGTGGCCGGGATCTTCAACACCGAAATCCATCGGCAGTACCCCCGTACACTTCGGGAGCTCTGGGAAAGAGTGGACCAGGGAATCCGAAGTGAAGATGTAAATCGCATGAAACGAGAAGCCCAAGCATCTCGTACTGGGCAAGATCCGCGGAGGAGGAAAGACACTGGCCGAGGTGAACCAGGCCCAAGTGGCACTTCAAACCAACCCCGAGACCGCCGAAGTGTCTTCGACCGGATCGTGAAAGGCAGATCGTCCACCTCGGACGCCGAGCTGACGCCCCTCAATTCGAGCCGGACCCACGTCCTGGCTGTGATGAGGCAGAATCACCTCGGCCGCAACCCTCCCGAAATTCCGGGGAGGAGAGATAAGAGGAACTCGAACCTCTACTGTGCCTACCACCGTGATGTAGGACACGAGACTGAGGACTGCAATGACCTGAAGCGGGAAATCGAAAATTTGATCCGGCAAGGATACCTGAAGCAATTCGTCCGCAAGGATGGAGGCTTCAACCGAAGCGTCTCCCACCGGGAGAACCGGGGCCCCCGCCGAGACGACCGACGGGACACGAACATGCATTGCCGAGGTCCCGAAGACCGTAGGGAGGACAAGCAGCCCCCACGCGATGGCTCACCGGGCTACGGCCCCAACATCGCCGGGGTGATCAACACCATCGCGGGAGGACCAACGGGAGGAGACAGCCAGAACTCCCGGAAGCGGACCTACCGCCAGGCCGAGATGGAGGTGGCCGAGCCGAGCTCTCGGCTGTCCGAGGTCATCACCTACGGCCCCGCTGACCCCGTTCCTGCGGCCTCCAGCAATCATGAagctcttgtgattgaagtccTCACCAACAACTACGTAGTCAAAAAGGTCTACGTAGACCCCGGAAGCTCGGTAGACGTCTTGTACTACCGGACTTTCGAAAATTTGAAGCTGACAAGGGAGCAACTCACTCCTGTCAGAACTCCCCTCGTGGGATTCGGGGGACACGTCGTCCACCCGGAAGGCATGTTGACCCTGGTGGTAACAATCGGGCGTCATCCACGCTGCCGAACTGTGCCTGTCAGTTTTGCAGTGGTCAAAGCAGACTCCCCCTACAATATGCTGATAGGCCGGCCCACGCTCAATGCCTTGAGAGCCGTATACTCCACCTACCACCTGAGCTTTAAATTCCCAACATCTGCGGGGGTGGCCGAGGTAAGCAGCGATGTGGGCGCCGCCCGAGAGTGCTACCTCGCCACCATTCAAGCAGCAGTCACCCCCCGGCCCTCACCGAGGTCAGAAGAAAAGAGGCCAGCGGTCCTCTCCATAGACTGCATCGACCCTCAGAAGGCAGAAGAGCCCAACAGGCTGGAGCCAGGGGATGAAGTGGAACTGGTGGTAGTGGATGAAGCGAAACCTGACCAAGTGGTCCAGGTAGGGGCGGGACTCCCCCCACccctgaaagaagaaatgattTCTCTGATCAAAGACCACCGAGACGTCTTCGCGTGGTCCGCGGATGAAGTGGTCGGAGTGCCACCCGAGCTCATGACTCACCAACTCAACGTTGACCCGCAGGCCCGACCTGTGCGACAGAAACGAAGGCACTTCGGCCCCGAACGTAGCCAAGCCATATCGGATGAGGTCGACAAGCTCTTGCCGGCCAAGATGATCCACGAGGTCCAATATCCCACCTGGCTGTCCAATCCAGTCATGGTAAAAAAGGACACCGGGGGATGGAGAATGTGTGTTGACTTCACCGACCTCAACAAGgcctgccccaaagattgctatcCTTTGCCAAGGATAGACGCCCTCGTCGACGCGGCGATGGGGTATGAAATCCTCTGCTTCCTAGATGCCTTCAAAGGGTATCATCAAATAGGAATGAGTGAGGAGGACCAAGAGAAAACGGCGTTCTACACCGACCGAGGTACTTATTGTTACACTACCATGCCCTTCGGGCTAAAGAACGCCGGGGCGACCTACCAAAGGCTGATCAACCGACTCTTCCAGAATCAGATCGGTCGCAATGTGGAGGCCTATGTGGATGACATCCTCGTTAAAAGCCTCACCACTTCATCCTTTCTGTCAGACGTGAGGGAAGTCTTTGGTGTCCTGCGAGACTCGAGGATGAAGCTGAATCCCAAGAAGTGCGTCTTCGGCGTCACCTCGGGAAAATTCTTGGGGTATCTGGTTTCCCACCGGGGAATCGAGGCCAACCCCGACAAGGTGAAAGCCATTCATGACATGTCTCCACCCCGGAACATCCGAGAAGTCCAACGGCTGAATGGACGCCTGGCCGCGCTGAATCGCTTCCTGTCCCAATCAGCTGAGAAAGCTCTGCCTTTCTTTAAGGTGCTGAAAAATGCTGACCAGTTCGCCTGGACTGAGGAGTGTCAGGCTGCTTTCGACCAGCTGAAGCAGTACTTGCATCACCTACCAACTCTCGCTTCACCTCGGCCCGAGGAGAagctctacctctacctctccGCAGCCGACGAGGCTGTCAGCGCTGTGCTCATCCGAGATGAGGGCACCCAAGTGCCGGTCTACTACGTCAGCCGAGCCCTCCGCGGGCCGGAGACCCGATACACGCAAGTGGAAAAACTTGTGCTGGGGCTCGTCCACGCAGCTCGGCGGTTGAAACCCTACTTCTTAGCCCATCCCATCTCGGTCAGGACCGACCAGCCCATTCGGCAAATATTGGTGCGACCCGAAGCTTCTGGTCGCCTCACCAAGTGGGCTGTCGAATTGGGAGAATATGACTTGTCCTACGAGCCACGCACCGCCATAAAAGCTCAAGCTTTAGCTGACTTCCTTGCTGAGCTCACCTTCACGGAAGGTCCGGAGTCCACTTCAGCCTTACCCGAGGTGTCCACCTCATCCCTGTGGACATTGTATGTCGATGGATCCTCTAATGGAGACGGCTGCGGAGCCGGACTGCTCCTGGAAGGACCTCAGGGGGAGGTTTGCTCTTACGCCCTCCGCTTTGACTTCCCGGCCACCAACAATGAAGCCGAGTACGAGGCTCTAATCGCTGGACTCCAGCTAGCCCGCAAGCTCGGCGCCCAGCAAATCCATGTCCGCAGTGACTCCCAGCTCGTGGTACGCCAAGTTATTGGTGAGTACGAGGCCAAGGATGAGACCATGCAACGGTACCTctccaaagttcaccaactcACCTCGTACTTCAAGTCATTCGAAATCCAAAGGATCCCTCGGTCCCAGAATAAGCGAGCCGACGCCTTATCCCGGCTGGCTTCCACTTCATTCTCTGACCTCAACAAAACCGTCTTGGTGGAGGTCCTGAGTGAACCAGGGTACGTGGAAGAGGTGGCCTGCCCCGTGCACTCTGAAGAAACTTGGATGACCCCGTTCATCCTTTTCTTAGGTCAAGGAGTCCTTCCCGAAGACCGAGCTGAAGCAAGGAAGATACAACGCAAAGCCCCTCGGTATGCGCTCCGCGAGGGAGAACTATATAAGCGCTCCTACCTCGGCCCATGGTTGAGGTGTGTCACCCCCGAGGCAGGACGCGAGGTCCTCCACGAGATCCACGAGGGCCTATGTGGGGCTCACATCGGCCACAGGATGCTGGCTAAGAAGGCTATGCTCCTGGGATATTTTTGGCCCTCACTTCGGCAAGACTCTCAGGACCTCGTTCTCGGCTGCCCTTCCTGCCAAGTCCACGCACCCGAGCACCACCAGCCTTCAAATTTCATGGTCCCCATCACTTCACCCTGGCCGTTTGAGCAATGGGGGACAGACATCATAGGTCCCTTCCCCAAAGCCGTCGGGGGTTATACTTTCTTAGTAACCGCTGTGGAttacttcaccaagtgggtCGAGGCCGAGCCACTTCGGACCATCTCAGGGCTGgccattcaaaaattcttttggaagTGCATTATCTGCCGCTTCGGCATACCTCAGATCATCATTTCGGACAATGGGAGACAGTTTGCCGAGAACCCATTCAAGACTTGGTGCGAGAACCTCGGCATCAAACAACACTTCACTTCGGTAGGCCACCCTCAGGCCAATGGTCAAGCAGAGAACTTCAACCGAACTCTCCTGCATGGTCTCAAGACCCGACTACACCAAGCTGGGTCATCTTGGGTGGAGGAACTCCCCAGTGTCCTGTGGTCGTATCGAACCACGCCGAGGTCAGCGACGCAAGAGACCCCATTCTCCCTGACCTACGGCGCCGAGGCGGTCATCCCGGCTGAGATCCTTACCCCCAGCCCTCGGCTGGCAGCCTATGCCGCCGAGGTGAACGACGAAGAGAGGCAGCTGGACCTCGACCTCGTCGAAGAACGAAGGAACCTCGTCTCAGCCCGGATAGCTTCTTACAAGAACACACTGGCACACTACTACAATGCCCGCGTAAAACATCGTAGATTCCAACCTGGAGACTTGGTTCTGAGAAAAAACTCGATCAGCCGAGCTGAGCCCCAAGGCAAACTGTGTCCGAAATGGGAAGGCCCCTACCGGGTTGTCGAGTCTAATCTTAAGGGATATTGTAAGTTAAGCTACCGAGATGGCTCATTAGTGCCGAGGTCTTGGCACGCCGAGAACCTCAGATTGTATTATGTTTGA